One stretch of Clavibacter michiganensis DNA includes these proteins:
- a CDS encoding 2'-5' RNA ligase family protein: protein MDHDDPNDYDIAAPDIVPASASRVEMRPSLLPRDDSDPYRYGIFLRPDPRTCRAVTVVTDQIRAQYGLVSAGAFPPHATLIGSQPFGHDEARVIEAVTELLADRPAFPVHNAGVREHGFGFVYDVDERPDGSKNTELLALAADIDRVAAPFRRPMDSPEHHVFDPARFRAHLSLASHDLLVRPDLHDEVGDFIRELDEPVPTGFVGDTVVMYRTASPDWSGRWWTTLTWEHVRTWTLGGTAR from the coding sequence ATGGACCACGACGACCCGAACGACTACGACATCGCCGCACCCGACATCGTCCCCGCGTCGGCGAGCCGCGTCGAGATGCGCCCGTCGCTGCTCCCCCGCGACGACAGCGACCCCTACCGCTACGGGATCTTCCTCCGCCCCGACCCGCGCACCTGCCGGGCCGTGACCGTCGTCACCGACCAGATCCGCGCGCAGTACGGCCTCGTGTCCGCGGGCGCCTTCCCCCCGCACGCGACCCTCATCGGGAGCCAGCCGTTCGGGCACGACGAGGCGCGGGTGATCGAGGCGGTCACCGAGCTCCTCGCCGACCGGCCCGCCTTCCCCGTGCACAACGCGGGCGTCCGCGAGCACGGCTTCGGCTTCGTCTACGACGTCGACGAGCGGCCGGACGGCAGCAAGAACACCGAGCTGCTCGCGCTCGCGGCAGACATCGACCGCGTCGCGGCGCCGTTCCGCCGGCCCATGGACTCCCCCGAGCACCACGTGTTCGACCCCGCGCGCTTCCGGGCGCACCTCTCGCTCGCCTCGCACGACCTCCTCGTGCGCCCCGACCTGCACGACGAGGTCGGCGACTTCATCCGCGAGCTCGACGAGCCCGTCCCCACCGGCTTCGTCGGCGACACGGTCGTCATGTACCGCACCGCCAGCCCGGACTGGTCCGGCCGCTGGTGGACCACCCTCACCTGGGAGCACGTGCGCACCTGGACCCTCGGCGGCACCGCCCGCTGA
- a CDS encoding LacI family DNA-binding transcriptional regulator has translation MSRPGAAPTIHDVAARAGVSKSVVSRALSGAPGVAPATERAVRDAAAALGYVANAHARGMSAHRTHTLGVLVRDASTPFYGHLLTALQQRASERGYRVVTTTGFGAFDIEEERKALETLVSLQVEGLVVCSGALPVADILPSARRIPTVVAGRPEVDAALSSVYCDERTGGRGLADHVASLGHRRVAVLTLPPAISLTMSARTRAMLDRLRELGLDVVHVRGEEHRDGHIDGADGVAQAIVDAGGVTAIMTPSDGWALAILDGLGRRGITAPASVSITGYDGLPPFTSALLDFTTWRQPIPVIGALAVDAVVDRIDGTVTGTCHMAVDGALIPGRTAVALRA, from the coding sequence ATGAGCCGCCCCGGCGCCGCCCCCACCATCCACGACGTCGCCGCGCGCGCGGGCGTCTCCAAGTCGGTCGTCTCGCGGGCGCTCTCGGGGGCGCCGGGCGTGGCCCCCGCGACGGAGCGGGCGGTCCGCGACGCCGCCGCCGCGCTCGGCTACGTGGCCAACGCCCACGCGCGCGGGATGTCGGCGCACCGCACCCACACGCTCGGCGTGCTCGTGCGCGACGCGTCCACGCCCTTCTACGGGCACCTGCTCACGGCGCTCCAGCAGCGGGCGTCGGAGCGCGGATACCGGGTCGTGACGACGACGGGGTTCGGCGCCTTCGACATCGAGGAGGAGCGCAAGGCCCTCGAGACGCTCGTCTCGCTGCAGGTCGAGGGTCTCGTCGTGTGCAGCGGCGCGCTCCCGGTCGCCGACATCCTGCCGTCCGCGCGCCGGATCCCCACGGTCGTCGCGGGCCGCCCCGAGGTGGACGCGGCGCTCAGCAGCGTCTACTGCGACGAGCGGACGGGCGGACGCGGCCTCGCCGACCACGTGGCGTCGCTCGGCCACCGCCGCGTCGCCGTCCTCACGCTCCCGCCCGCCATCTCCCTCACGATGTCCGCCCGCACCCGCGCGATGCTCGACCGCCTCCGCGAGCTCGGCCTCGACGTCGTGCACGTGCGCGGCGAGGAGCACCGGGACGGGCACATCGACGGCGCGGACGGCGTCGCGCAGGCGATCGTCGACGCGGGCGGAGTGACCGCGATCATGACCCCGAGCGACGGGTGGGCCCTCGCGATCCTCGACGGCCTCGGCCGCCGCGGCATCACCGCCCCGGCGAGCGTCTCCATCACCGGCTACGACGGCCTGCCGCCCTTCACGAGCGCGCTCCTCGACTTCACCACCTGGCGTCAGCCGATCCCCGTGATCGGCGCCCTCGCCGTCGACGCCGTGGTCGACCGCATCGACGGCACCGTCACGGGCACGTGCCACATGGCGGTGGACGGCGCGCTGATCCCGGGCCGCACGGCCGTCGCCCTCCGCGCCTGA
- a CDS encoding class I SAM-dependent methyltransferase, with product MSDAPTTSSAADDLLDLGALRRRPDVEAENLFAVDAADRLLLDELIALLDAASDTGRPVRPEELVVIGDQYGALALGAAAALRRAGAVDPVRIRVHQDALASETALDLNAELLGETAEIAHHGLDDALAAGARVVVARLPRSLDALDEWAGAVARAAADDVTVLAGGRVKHMTPAMTEVLRRRFGDVHATLARQKSRILVAREPLPATGDEVDAYPRRESHPDLGLEVRAHGAAFAGSKIDIGTRFLLSFLADLPADARVAVDLGCGTGVIASAVALALPDLRVVATDQSWAAVDSARATVAANGVAERVTVVRDDAGSTVPDGSADLVLLNPPFHTGATVHAGLAPRLFAAAARMLRPGGQLWTVYNGPLGYRPQLTRIVGPTREAGRNAKFTVAVSTKPDRRA from the coding sequence GTGAGCGACGCTCCCACCACGTCATCCGCTGCCGACGACCTGCTGGACCTCGGCGCGCTGCGCCGCCGGCCCGACGTCGAGGCCGAGAACCTCTTCGCCGTGGACGCGGCCGACCGGCTGCTCCTCGACGAGCTGATCGCGCTGCTCGACGCGGCCTCCGACACCGGCCGTCCCGTGCGGCCGGAGGAGCTCGTCGTGATCGGCGACCAGTACGGCGCCCTCGCGCTCGGCGCCGCGGCCGCGCTGCGCCGTGCGGGCGCCGTGGATCCCGTGCGCATCCGCGTTCACCAGGACGCCCTCGCCTCCGAGACCGCGCTCGACCTCAACGCGGAGCTGCTCGGCGAGACCGCGGAGATCGCCCACCACGGGCTGGACGACGCGCTCGCCGCGGGCGCCCGGGTCGTCGTCGCGCGCCTGCCCCGCAGCCTCGACGCCCTCGACGAGTGGGCCGGGGCGGTCGCGCGTGCCGCGGCCGACGACGTGACCGTGCTCGCCGGCGGCCGCGTGAAGCACATGACGCCCGCGATGACCGAGGTGCTCCGCCGCCGCTTCGGCGACGTGCACGCGACGCTGGCGCGGCAGAAGTCGCGGATCCTCGTGGCGCGCGAGCCGCTCCCCGCGACCGGCGACGAGGTCGACGCCTACCCCCGCCGCGAGTCGCACCCCGACCTCGGCCTCGAGGTGCGCGCGCACGGCGCCGCCTTCGCCGGATCCAAGATCGACATCGGCACGCGCTTCCTGCTCTCCTTCCTCGCCGACCTGCCCGCCGACGCCCGCGTCGCGGTCGACCTCGGCTGCGGCACGGGCGTCATCGCGTCGGCCGTGGCGCTCGCGCTGCCGGATCTGCGGGTCGTCGCGACCGACCAGTCGTGGGCGGCCGTCGACTCGGCGCGCGCGACCGTCGCCGCCAACGGGGTCGCGGAGCGGGTGACCGTGGTGCGCGACGACGCCGGATCCACCGTGCCCGACGGATCCGCCGACCTCGTGCTCCTGAACCCGCCGTTCCACACGGGCGCGACCGTGCACGCGGGCCTCGCCCCGCGCCTCTTCGCCGCCGCGGCCCGCATGCTCCGACCCGGCGGCCAGCTCTGGACCGTCTACAACGGCCCGCTCGGCTACCGGCCGCAGCTGACGCGCATCGTCGGCCCCACGCGCGAGGCGGGTCGGAACGCGAAGTTCACGGTGGCCGTCTCGACGAAGCCGGATCGCCGGGCCTAG
- a CDS encoding heat shock protein transcriptional repressor HspR, translating into MDEDAPVFVISVAAELSGMHPQTLRQYDRLGLVSPTRTAGRSRRYSMRDIVQLREVARLGAEGVSLEGIARILELENQVSELRGRVRQLESALADELLSRPGRRVFAARGDGDVVSLRAGVRPSRPTEVVLYRAALAMPGDDRDGSGRDAR; encoded by the coding sequence ATGGACGAGGACGCCCCCGTCTTCGTGATCTCCGTGGCGGCCGAGCTGTCGGGCATGCACCCGCAGACGCTCCGGCAGTACGACCGCCTCGGCCTCGTGTCGCCCACCCGCACCGCCGGGCGCTCCCGCCGCTACTCGATGCGCGACATCGTGCAGCTGCGGGAGGTCGCCCGGCTGGGCGCGGAGGGCGTGAGCCTGGAGGGCATCGCGCGGATCCTCGAGCTCGAGAACCAGGTGAGCGAGCTCCGCGGGCGCGTGCGCCAGCTGGAGTCGGCGCTCGCCGACGAGCTGCTGTCGCGGCCCGGCCGCCGCGTGTTCGCGGCGCGCGGCGACGGCGACGTGGTGTCGCTGCGCGCGGGCGTGCGGCCCTCGCGGCCGACCGAGGTCGTGCTGTACCGGGCGGCGCTCGCCATGCCCGGCGACGACCGCGACGGCTCCGGGCGCGACGCGCGGTGA
- a CDS encoding YdeI/OmpD-associated family protein encodes MPTFRTRVMQARVNATGLPVPPEALDELGAGKRPSVVVTVAGHTYRTSVGAMGGQALIPLSAAHRAASGVAADDEVEVTIELDAAPREAVISDEVAAAFAADPALAEAFRALSSTRQRALVDPIGEAKTDETRARRVEKALAALRG; translated from the coding sequence ATGCCCACCTTCCGCACCCGCGTCATGCAGGCCCGCGTCAACGCGACCGGCCTCCCGGTGCCCCCGGAGGCCCTCGACGAGCTGGGCGCGGGGAAGCGCCCCTCGGTCGTCGTGACCGTCGCGGGCCACACGTACCGCACGAGCGTCGGCGCGATGGGCGGCCAGGCGCTGATCCCGCTCAGCGCGGCGCATCGTGCCGCGTCGGGTGTCGCCGCCGACGACGAGGTCGAGGTGACCATCGAGCTCGACGCCGCGCCGCGCGAGGCCGTGATCTCGGACGAGGTCGCGGCCGCGTTCGCCGCGGACCCGGCCCTCGCGGAGGCGTTCCGCGCGCTCTCGTCGACCCGGCAGCGCGCCCTCGTGGATCCGATCGGCGAGGCCAAGACGGACGAGACCCGCGCGCGCCGCGTCGAGAAGGCGCTCGCGGCGCTGCGCGGCTGA
- a CDS encoding helix-turn-helix domain-containing protein: MGADDEGPTGVHCRLDELLAARGMTLTRLSAIVGVSQVNLSVLKNDRARAIRYSTLVAVCRALECEIGELLVLDPPTA; encoded by the coding sequence ATGGGCGCCGACGACGAGGGCCCCACCGGCGTCCACTGCCGCCTCGACGAGCTGCTCGCCGCGCGCGGCATGACGCTCACGAGGCTGAGCGCGATCGTGGGCGTGAGCCAGGTGAACCTCTCGGTGCTGAAGAACGACCGCGCCCGGGCGATCCGCTACTCGACCCTCGTCGCGGTGTGCCGCGCGCTGGAGTGCGAGATCGGCGAACTGCTGGTGCTGGATCCGCCGACGGCCTGA
- a CDS encoding BLUF domain-containing protein, translating into MRTTVYTSTATRHMTDEDLAELLGQCIRNNEEAGLTGLLLHRDGKFMQVLEGPHDAVEAVYATIEADPRHTDVRLLLDEEIPARQFPQWSMGFRTVDDATLRELRGYDDFLDKPVSAAARPDAPSRARWLLEWFRTHPV; encoded by the coding sequence ATGCGCACGACCGTCTACACCAGCACCGCCACGCGACACATGACCGACGAGGACCTCGCGGAGCTCCTCGGCCAGTGCATCCGCAACAACGAGGAGGCGGGCCTCACCGGCCTGCTGCTCCATCGCGACGGGAAGTTCATGCAGGTGCTCGAGGGCCCGCACGACGCCGTGGAGGCGGTGTACGCCACCATCGAGGCGGATCCCCGCCACACCGACGTGCGCCTGCTGCTCGACGAGGAGATCCCCGCCCGGCAGTTCCCCCAGTGGTCGATGGGCTTCCGCACGGTGGACGACGCGACGCTCCGCGAGCTCCGCGGCTACGACGACTTCCTCGACAAGCCCGTGTCCGCCGCGGCCCGCCCCGACGCCCCGTCCCGCGCCCGCTGGCTCCTGGAGTGGTTCCGCACGCACCCGGTGTGA